In the Polyodon spathula isolate WHYD16114869_AA unplaced genomic scaffold, ASM1765450v1 scaffolds_1771, whole genome shotgun sequence genome, one interval contains:
- the LOC121310166 gene encoding succinate dehydrogenase assembly factor 4, mitochondrial-like codes for MPFKGLRFAGKGILLVRRALLEHPRHRSEQLASLRLVSSDGKPEAKKAPLRTPKTPQGRFDSPEQAPKETDPLERFPDDINPVTKEKGGPRGPEPTRYGDWERKGRCIDF; via the exons ATGCCTTTTAAAGGGTTACGTTTTGCAGGAAAGGGAATATTGTTAGTACGCAGAGCCCTCCTCGAGCACCCAAGGCACCGATCAG AACAGCTCGCTTCATTGAGGTTGGTTAGCTCTGATGGGAAACCAGAAGCTAAGAAAGCACCACTAAGGACTCCAAAAACCCCACAAGGTAGATTTGATAGTCCCGAGCAAGCTCCTAAGGAGACAGATCCTCTGGAAA GATTTCCTGATGACATAAACCCAGTTACTAAAGAGAAAGGAGGACCAAGAGGCCCTGAGCCAACTCGATATGGGGACTGGGAGAGAAAGGGACGATGCATTGATTTTTAA